From Rhodococcus sp. B7740, one genomic window encodes:
- a CDS encoding DUF5938 domain-containing protein, producing the protein MPTDKRVVVYGASGYTGRLICEYLREYNIPFLAAGRDEGRVKGIIDVVPGIETVEHDVVEVEHTAAALAEAFRGAEIVLNTVGPFSRYGHEVAQACIEIGAHYTDTTGEQDWMIDAEAKYGTEFASRNLVLTPGLAQMYSIGEIAANICLETPGLDTLDIEVFWKGHPTVASTNTILTNAAFSKAYYLEQNEYVEWPDDGVMQVVVPGQHDLGLALPWGGTSHPVWFKNDPRVANARALGGVINKPLMLAVPQIISAALAQMEGKSDAEKYQIIDTVSSSVRSETPPRENPRINTSLDSVYASGPLGRVHTVIHGNCNYKQTALLNAYAAAHLLQGPPKKVGFASSCQAFGHRELLGVLRAFGLVLEPIVTAHS; encoded by the coding sequence ATGCCAACCGACAAGCGCGTCGTCGTCTACGGAGCGTCCGGATACACCGGCCGACTGATCTGTGAATACCTGCGCGAGTACAACATCCCGTTCCTGGCTGCCGGACGCGACGAAGGCCGAGTCAAGGGCATCATCGACGTGGTTCCCGGAATCGAGACCGTCGAACACGACGTCGTGGAGGTCGAGCACACCGCAGCGGCTCTCGCCGAAGCATTCCGGGGTGCCGAGATCGTCCTCAACACGGTCGGACCGTTCTCGCGATACGGGCACGAAGTTGCCCAGGCCTGCATCGAGATCGGTGCGCACTACACCGACACCACCGGTGAGCAGGACTGGATGATCGACGCCGAGGCCAAGTACGGCACCGAGTTCGCATCCCGAAACCTCGTACTCACACCGGGTTTGGCGCAGATGTACAGCATCGGTGAGATCGCAGCGAACATCTGCCTCGAGACGCCGGGGTTGGACACACTCGACATCGAGGTCTTCTGGAAGGGACACCCGACGGTCGCGTCGACGAACACGATCCTCACCAACGCCGCGTTCTCCAAGGCCTACTACCTGGAGCAGAACGAGTACGTCGAATGGCCGGACGACGGCGTCATGCAGGTCGTTGTGCCCGGCCAACACGACCTGGGCCTGGCTCTTCCCTGGGGTGGGACATCCCATCCGGTGTGGTTCAAGAACGATCCGCGCGTAGCGAACGCCCGGGCCCTGGGCGGCGTGATCAACAAGCCGCTGATGCTGGCAGTGCCCCAGATCATCTCTGCCGCACTGGCTCAGATGGAAGGCAAATCCGACGCAGAGAAGTACCAGATCATCGACACGGTGTCGTCGTCGGTGCGCAGCGAGACGCCCCCACGGGAGAACCCGCGCATCAACACCTCACTCGACTCGGTCTACGCGTCGGGACCACTCGGTCGCGTGCATACCGTGATCCACGGCAACTGCAACTACAAGCAGACCGCTCTGCTCAACGCATACGCAGCGGCGCATCTGCTGCAGGGACCGCCGAAGAAGGTCGGATTCGCCTCCAGCTGCCAGGCATTCGGACATCGGGAACTGCTCGGCGTGCTTCGCGCGTTCGGGCTGGTGCTCGAACCCATCGTCACCGCACACAGCTGA
- a CDS encoding TetR/AcrR family transcriptional regulator, translating to MTQTADPRARIEERARNKFESKRTELAQATLHTLAELGYARTSLREIAQNSEYSHGVLHYYFTDKLDLITHAVRQYEAICVTRYDEVVANAVDATGLCADFEAKYFATLAADAGIHRLWYDLRNQALFDGSFRSDVLEIEERREDMIWRVVSRYCELRGTTPALDKASAYILLDGIFQRALLHHLAGNAAEIAAAHVQLRAAFALLDCPTPQ from the coding sequence ATGACCCAAACCGCTGATCCGCGCGCGCGTATCGAGGAGCGCGCCCGCAACAAGTTCGAGTCCAAACGAACCGAACTGGCCCAGGCGACGCTGCACACGCTGGCCGAACTGGGTTATGCCCGCACCTCACTGCGGGAGATTGCGCAGAATTCCGAGTACTCGCACGGCGTTCTGCACTACTACTTCACCGACAAACTCGACCTCATCACGCACGCCGTTCGCCAATACGAGGCCATTTGTGTCACCCGCTACGACGAGGTGGTGGCCAACGCGGTCGACGCCACTGGCCTCTGCGCGGATTTCGAAGCGAAGTACTTCGCCACTCTGGCGGCAGACGCCGGCATCCATCGGCTCTGGTACGACCTGCGCAATCAGGCCCTGTTCGACGGCTCGTTCCGTAGCGACGTGCTCGAGATCGAAGAGCGTCGCGAGGACATGATCTGGCGCGTCGTATCTCGATACTGCGAACTTCGCGGCACCACTCCTGCGCTCGACAAGGCCTCCGCCTACATCCTGCTCGACGGCATCTTTCAGCGCGCCCTTCTGCACCACCTGGCCGGCAATGCAGCGGAGATCGCCGCCGCGCATGTGCAGCTGCGTGCTGCGTTCGCGTTACTGGATTGCCCGACGCCTCAGTAG
- a CDS encoding citrate synthase, whose translation MTHADGRNMLTTAQAAARLGVKPETVYAYVSRGLLTSTRLPGVRGSVFDVDEVEALAGRDTARRTDIGAVERIRTRITLIDDGHLYYRGRDAVELSSRTFESVAHFVWTGELLDATRFVADPVVVQRCRDALGLMAPNCRSIDRIRIAVDIASTYRPMRFDTGSTSVVREAEQLLVTVAAALGRGSADLPIAESLWDAITSDETDPNGLTVLQAALVLMSDHGLAASTLGVRVAASTRANLYSVVAAGLGCIDGPLHGSAADPVIRFMSSAIDDPIGALATHLRSGERVPGFGHVIYTDRDPRAEELLRLLRDPAHGADPTVVAAADVVIEEVSNRFDTFPNSDFALATFTLAYGLRADTPETVFAFARIVGWTAHALEEYDEAPLRFRVPGIYTGTRPGSY comes from the coding sequence ATGACGCACGCCGACGGTCGGAACATGCTCACCACCGCGCAGGCCGCCGCACGGCTGGGCGTCAAGCCGGAAACGGTGTACGCCTACGTCAGCCGCGGTCTGTTGACCAGCACTCGGCTTCCCGGAGTGCGGGGGAGCGTGTTCGACGTAGACGAGGTCGAAGCCCTCGCGGGACGCGACACGGCTCGGCGCACCGACATCGGTGCCGTGGAACGAATTCGGACTCGGATCACCCTGATCGACGACGGGCATCTGTACTACCGGGGGCGTGACGCGGTCGAACTCAGCTCACGCACTTTCGAGTCGGTCGCACATTTCGTGTGGACGGGTGAGTTACTGGACGCAACGCGATTCGTCGCCGATCCCGTTGTGGTGCAACGATGCCGAGACGCGCTGGGTCTGATGGCACCGAATTGCCGGTCCATCGATCGGATCCGTATCGCCGTCGATATCGCCTCCACCTACCGACCGATGCGATTCGACACCGGATCCACATCCGTTGTCCGCGAGGCAGAGCAGCTGCTGGTGACGGTCGCAGCAGCCCTCGGTCGTGGTTCCGCGGACCTGCCGATCGCCGAATCGCTCTGGGACGCAATCACGTCCGATGAGACCGATCCGAACGGGTTGACGGTGCTGCAGGCCGCGCTCGTCCTGATGTCCGATCACGGCCTGGCCGCGTCGACGCTCGGAGTTCGGGTGGCAGCGAGCACCCGGGCCAATCTGTACTCGGTTGTCGCCGCAGGACTGGGGTGCATCGACGGCCCCCTGCACGGTTCCGCTGCAGACCCCGTCATTCGATTCATGTCGTCAGCGATCGACGATCCGATAGGCGCTCTCGCAACACATTTGAGGTCGGGAGAGCGGGTTCCCGGCTTCGGACACGTCATTTACACCGACCGAGACCCACGCGCCGAGGAACTGTTGCGATTGCTTCGGGACCCTGCCCACGGTGCGGACCCCACAGTGGTCGCTGCCGCGGACGTCGTCATCGAAGAGGTGAGCAACAGATTCGATACCTTTCCGAACTCGGACTTCGCTCTCGCCACATTCACGCTCGCCTACGGGCTCAGGGCGGATACGCCGGAAACGGTGTTCGCCTTCGCCCGCATCGTCGGGTGGACCGCACACGCACTGGAGGAATACGACGAAGCGCCCCTTCGCTTTCGGGTTCCCGGCATCTACACGGGCACTCGACCGGGAAGCTACTGA